One segment of Streptomyces sp. TG1A-8 DNA contains the following:
- a CDS encoding type II secretion system F family protein: MDETSTGAAVACLGAAIWLLGGRPSGVRRARLLLAGGGAVATGPPVWEQTLGELRRLRGRLAAEWWAFAAGLLLALLGASVIPVVAGAAGVPVLRRMRLARQAGRERERHGDAVIGLCGVLAGEVRAGRQPGEALVRAARDSGGLGEAQAAVIAAARFGGDVPAALATAARQPGAEGLRGLAACWRVAVDQGAGLAAGLDRLEGALRAERDQRADLRAQLSGARATAVLLAALPGLGLLLGSAMGADPLRILLHSGAGLGCLVVGAAFECAGMWWVTWIVRKAEEA; this comes from the coding sequence ATGGATGAGACGTCGACGGGTGCGGCGGTGGCGTGTCTGGGAGCCGCGATCTGGCTGCTGGGCGGACGGCCCTCCGGGGTGCGGCGGGCCCGGCTGTTGCTCGCGGGCGGCGGTGCGGTGGCGACCGGGCCACCGGTCTGGGAACAGACACTCGGCGAACTGCGGCGGCTGCGTGGCCGGTTGGCTGCCGAGTGGTGGGCATTCGCGGCCGGTCTGCTGCTCGCGCTGCTGGGTGCCTCGGTGATTCCGGTCGTCGCGGGGGCGGCCGGGGTGCCGGTGCTGCGCCGGATGCGGCTGGCCCGGCAGGCCGGGCGGGAACGGGAGCGGCACGGGGACGCGGTGATCGGTCTGTGCGGCGTCCTCGCCGGGGAGGTACGGGCGGGACGGCAGCCCGGTGAGGCGCTGGTGCGGGCCGCGCGGGACTCCGGCGGGCTGGGGGAGGCACAGGCGGCGGTGATCGCGGCGGCGCGGTTCGGCGGGGATGTTCCGGCCGCGCTGGCCACCGCGGCCCGACAGCCGGGCGCGGAGGGGCTGCGGGGGCTCGCCGCCTGCTGGCGGGTGGCCGTGGACCAAGGGGCCGGGCTCGCCGCAGGCCTGGACCGGCTGGAGGGGGCGCTGCGAGCGGAGCGGGACCAACGGGCCGACCTGCGCGCCCAGTTGTCCGGAGCCCGGGCCACGGCGGTCCTGCTCGCCGCGCTGCCCGGTCTCGGACTGCTCCTCGGTTCGGCCATGGGCGCCGACCCGCTGCGGATCCTGTTGCACAGCGGGGCCGGACTTGGCTGCCTGGTGGTCGGAGCGGCGTTCGAATGCGCCGGGATGTGGTGGGTGACGTGGATCGTGCGGAAGGCGGAGGA
- a CDS encoding TadA family conjugal transfer-associated ATPase: protein MTLPGLDRADGAALLDGVRRRLAESGADPTPARVAQALREQGRVLGDAEVLGAAEHLRSELVGTGPLEPLLTDSNVTDVLVSAPDRVWVDRGGGLELTSVTFPDPAAVRRLAQRLAAVAGRRLDDARPWADARLPDGTRLHAVLPPVAVGCTCLSLRVVRPRAFTLGELVGAGTVPPGGDRILRALLEARLSFLVSGGTGSGKTTLLSALLGLVGPGERIVLAEDSAELRPEHPHVVRLETRPANQEGAGLVTLEDLVRQALRMRPDRLVVGEVRGPEVVHLLAALNTGHEGGCGTVHANAAADVPARLEALGTAAGLDRAALHSQLAAALAVVLHLVRDRSGRRRIAEVHVLERDASGLVRTIPALRWGARAFARERGWERLRGLLRGESGGGEAGAAGSGDRWEE, encoded by the coding sequence ATGACGCTCCCCGGACTCGACCGCGCCGACGGCGCGGCCCTGCTCGACGGCGTTCGGCGCCGGCTGGCCGAGAGCGGTGCCGACCCCACCCCCGCACGCGTGGCGCAGGCTCTGCGCGAACAGGGGCGGGTACTGGGCGATGCCGAGGTCCTCGGCGCCGCCGAGCACCTGCGGTCCGAACTCGTCGGCACCGGCCCCCTGGAGCCGCTGCTCACCGACTCCAACGTCACCGACGTCCTCGTGTCCGCCCCCGACCGGGTGTGGGTGGACCGTGGCGGCGGCCTGGAGCTGACCTCGGTGACCTTTCCCGACCCGGCGGCCGTGCGACGCCTCGCGCAACGCCTGGCCGCCGTGGCCGGGCGCCGGCTGGACGACGCACGGCCCTGGGCGGATGCCCGGCTGCCCGACGGGACCCGGCTGCACGCGGTGCTGCCCCCGGTGGCCGTCGGCTGCACCTGCCTGTCCCTGCGGGTCGTCCGGCCCCGGGCCTTCACCCTCGGGGAACTGGTCGGGGCGGGCACCGTGCCGCCCGGTGGGGACCGGATCCTGCGCGCGCTGCTGGAGGCCCGGCTGTCCTTCCTCGTCAGCGGGGGCACCGGCAGTGGGAAGACCACCCTGCTGAGCGCCCTGCTCGGTCTCGTCGGACCCGGCGAACGGATCGTCCTCGCCGAGGACTCCGCGGAGCTGAGACCGGAACACCCCCATGTCGTACGGCTGGAGACCCGGCCCGCCAACCAGGAGGGCGCCGGCCTCGTGACCCTCGAGGACCTGGTCCGGCAGGCGCTGCGGATGCGCCCCGACCGGTTGGTGGTGGGCGAGGTGCGCGGCCCTGAGGTGGTGCATCTGCTGGCCGCGCTCAACACCGGCCATGAAGGTGGCTGCGGCACCGTGCACGCCAACGCCGCCGCGGACGTGCCCGCCCGCCTGGAGGCGCTCGGGACGGCGGCGGGGCTCGACCGGGCCGCGTTGCACAGCCAGTTGGCGGCCGCGCTGGCCGTGGTGCTCCATCTGGTGCGGGATCGGTCCGGGCGGCGCCGGATCGCCGAGGTGCACGTGCTGGAGAGGGACGCCTCGGGCCTGGTGCGGACCATTCCGGCCCTGCGCTGGGGGGCGCGGGCCTTCGCCCGGGAGCGCGGCTGGGAGCGGCTGCGGGGGCTGTTGCGCGGTGAGTCCGGCGGCGGGGAGGCCGGGGCGGCAGGAAGCGGTGACAGGTGGGAGGAGTGA
- the ssd gene encoding septum site-determining protein Ssd has protein sequence MTGTVTHDPHPAAAGRPGRPLIVTEDPRLLDDLLRLCAAAGATPEVHTGVPDHGGGWDTAPLVLVGDDAARRVHGAARRREVVLVGRDQDDPGVWKRAVQIGADHVLMLPDGEQWLVDRIADVAEGVGHPALTVGVIGGRGGAGASTLACALAVTSAREGVRTLLVDADPLGGGLDVLLGGEGAEGLRWPAFAASRGRVGGGALEESLPELHALRVLSWDRGDCVAVPPQAVRAVLAAARRRGGTVVVDLPRRLDDGVAEVLAQLDLALLVVPADLRALAAAGRVASVVGMVVRDLRVAIRGPYAPGLDDREVARLLGLPLAGEVPVEPALLRPRSTAKPPGATGRGPLARFCTTFWEHALVEAGGPR, from the coding sequence GTGACCGGAACCGTCACCCACGACCCGCACCCGGCCGCCGCAGGCCGACCGGGGCGGCCGCTCATCGTCACCGAGGATCCTCGTCTCCTCGACGATTTGCTGCGGCTGTGCGCGGCCGCCGGTGCTACTCCCGAGGTGCACACCGGCGTACCGGACCACGGCGGCGGCTGGGACACGGCCCCGCTCGTCCTCGTCGGCGACGACGCGGCCCGCCGGGTGCACGGAGCCGCGCGCCGGCGCGAAGTGGTGCTCGTCGGACGCGACCAGGACGACCCGGGCGTGTGGAAGAGGGCCGTCCAGATCGGCGCCGACCACGTCCTGATGCTGCCCGACGGCGAACAGTGGCTGGTCGACCGCATCGCCGACGTCGCCGAGGGCGTCGGCCACCCGGCCCTCACCGTCGGGGTCATCGGTGGCCGGGGCGGGGCCGGCGCGTCCACACTGGCCTGCGCGCTCGCCGTCACCTCCGCCCGCGAAGGAGTGCGCACCCTCCTCGTGGACGCGGATCCACTGGGAGGCGGACTCGACGTCCTCCTCGGCGGTGAGGGCGCCGAGGGATTGCGCTGGCCGGCCTTCGCCGCCTCCCGCGGCCGGGTCGGCGGTGGCGCACTGGAGGAGTCCCTGCCCGAACTGCACGCGCTGCGGGTGCTCAGCTGGGACCGCGGCGACTGCGTCGCCGTGCCGCCCCAGGCGGTGCGGGCCGTGCTCGCCGCCGCCCGCCGACGCGGCGGCACGGTCGTCGTCGACCTCCCGCGCCGCCTGGACGACGGAGTCGCCGAAGTCCTCGCCCAACTCGACCTGGCGCTGCTCGTCGTACCCGCCGACCTGCGCGCCCTGGCGGCGGCCGGCCGGGTCGCGTCGGTCGTGGGCATGGTCGTCCGTGACCTGCGGGTGGCGATCCGCGGACCGTACGCACCTGGCCTCGACGACCGCGAGGTGGCCCGGTTGCTCGGCCTCCCCCTGGCCGGCGAGGTGCCCGTCGAACCGGCCCTGCTGCGCCCCCGCAGCACGGCGAAACCTCCCGGCGCGACCGGCCGCGGTCCCCTGGCCCGCTTCTGCACCACCTTCTGGGAGCACGCCCTGGTCGAAGCGGGGGGTCCGCGATGA
- a CDS encoding HAD family phosphatase, protein MLRGVENHSSPRAAAFFDLDKTVIAKSSTLTFSKSFYQGGLINRRAALRTAYTQFVFLAGGADHDQMERMREHLSAMCRGWNVRQVKEIVAETLHELIDPIIYDEAASLIEEHHAAGRDVVIVSTSGAEVVEPIGELLGADRVVATRMVVGEDGCFTGEVEYYAYGPTKAEAVRELAASEGYDLERCHAYSDSATDLPMLQAVGHPHAVNPDRALRREALARGWPVLEFRRPVRLKQRLPALAVPPPALVAAAAIGAAAATAGLVWYASRRRGTVS, encoded by the coding sequence ATGCTCAGGGGCGTGGAAAACCACTCCTCGCCCCGCGCAGCAGCCTTCTTTGACCTGGACAAGACGGTCATTGCGAAGTCGAGCACACTCACCTTCAGCAAGTCCTTCTACCAAGGCGGACTGATCAACCGCAGGGCCGCACTGCGTACCGCATACACCCAGTTCGTCTTCCTGGCCGGTGGTGCCGACCACGATCAGATGGAGCGCATGCGCGAGCACCTGTCCGCGATGTGCCGCGGCTGGAACGTCCGGCAGGTGAAGGAGATCGTCGCCGAGACCCTGCACGAACTGATCGATCCGATCATCTACGACGAGGCCGCCTCCCTGATCGAGGAGCACCACGCGGCCGGGCGCGACGTCGTGATCGTGTCCACCTCGGGCGCCGAGGTGGTCGAACCGATCGGCGAACTGCTCGGCGCCGACCGGGTGGTGGCCACGCGCATGGTCGTCGGCGAGGACGGCTGCTTCACCGGGGAGGTGGAGTACTACGCCTACGGCCCGACCAAGGCCGAGGCGGTCAGGGAACTGGCCGCGTCCGAGGGGTACGACCTGGAGCGCTGCCACGCCTACAGCGACTCGGCGACCGACCTGCCGATGCTCCAGGCGGTCGGGCACCCCCACGCCGTGAATCCGGACCGCGCGCTGCGCCGGGAGGCACTCGCACGCGGGTGGCCGGTCCTGGAGTTCCGCCGGCCGGTGCGGCTCAAGCAGCGGCTGCCCGCCCTCGCCGTGCCGCCCCCGGCCCTGGTCGCGGCGGCGGCCATAGGGGCGGCGGCCGCCACGGCCGGCCTCGTCTGGTACGCCAGCAGGCGCCGCGGCACGGTTTCCTGA
- a CDS encoding Fic family protein, with protein sequence MSSTGATADPLATLGSLPGVAESVESVRKAVDRVYGHRIMRRRSNAVTSEAALRGARGSAALSGADWALEEVRRRTDFSAGAEARAVGAALRLTAEAGQLLSIWRQSPLRVLARLHLVAAASDGDEVGRPRRAGEPVDEPLVELPLPDSREVSGRLEGLADLIIAGTSAPALVTAAVVHGELLALRPFASHNGLVARVAERIVLIGSGLDPKAICPAEVGHAELGRASYLAALDGYVSGTPEGMAAWIAHCGRAIELGVRESTAVCEALQRGAA encoded by the coding sequence ATGAGTTCGACAGGTGCGACCGCCGATCCGCTCGCCACCTTGGGCTCGCTGCCCGGAGTGGCCGAGTCCGTGGAGTCCGTGCGCAAGGCCGTGGACCGGGTCTACGGCCACCGGATCATGCGACGCCGCAGCAACGCGGTCACCTCCGAGGCGGCCCTGCGCGGTGCCCGCGGCTCCGCCGCGCTTTCCGGCGCCGACTGGGCCCTGGAGGAGGTGCGGCGGCGCACCGACTTCAGTGCCGGCGCCGAGGCCCGTGCCGTGGGCGCGGCCCTCCGGCTGACCGCCGAGGCGGGCCAGCTGCTGTCCATATGGCGGCAGTCACCGCTTCGGGTGCTCGCCCGGCTGCACCTGGTGGCCGCCGCGAGTGACGGTGACGAGGTCGGCCGGCCGCGCCGGGCGGGCGAACCCGTCGACGAGCCGCTGGTCGAACTGCCGCTGCCGGACTCCCGGGAGGTGTCCGGCCGGCTGGAGGGCCTGGCGGACCTGATCATCGCCGGTACCTCCGCGCCCGCACTGGTCACCGCCGCCGTGGTGCACGGCGAGCTCTTGGCGCTGCGTCCCTTCGCGTCCCACAACGGCCTGGTCGCACGCGTGGCCGAGCGGATCGTCCTGATCGGCAGCGGCCTCGACCCGAAGGCGATCTGCCCGGCCGAAGTGGGTCATGCCGAACTGGGCCGCGCGTCATACCTCGCCGCGCTGGACGGTTACGTCTCCGGCACCCCGGAGGGCATGGCGGCCTGGATCGCCCACTGCGGCAGGGCGATCGAGCTGGGTGTGCGCGAGTCCACGGCGGTGTGCGAGGCGCTGCAGCGCGGGGCGGCCTGA
- a CDS encoding ATP-binding protein, whose product MKIAFVGKGGSGKTTLSSLFIRHLAASGAPVVAIDADINQHLGPALGLDEAEAAALPAMGERLSLIKDHLRGSNPRITSAATMIKTTPPGEGSRLVRVREPNPVYDACARPVELDGGAVRLMVTGPFTDADLGVACYHSKTGAVELFLNHLVDGPDEYVVVDMTAGSDSFASGLFTRFDMTFLVAEPTRKGVSVYRQYKEYARDFGVILKVVGNKVQGQDDIDFLRAETGDDLLVAVGHSDWVRAMEKGRPPRFDLLEEANVRALHTLRTAADATYELRDAERYTRQMVHFHLKNAEAWGNERTGADLAAQVDPGFVLGEGAVAPA is encoded by the coding sequence ATGAAAATTGCTTTCGTCGGGAAGGGCGGCAGCGGCAAGACCACGCTCTCGTCCCTCTTCATCCGCCACCTCGCCGCTTCCGGCGCACCGGTGGTCGCCATCGACGCGGACATCAACCAGCACCTCGGTCCGGCGCTCGGCCTCGACGAGGCGGAGGCGGCCGCACTGCCCGCCATGGGTGAACGGCTCTCGCTGATCAAGGACCACCTGCGGGGTTCCAACCCGCGCATCACCTCCGCCGCGACCATGATCAAGACCACGCCGCCGGGCGAGGGCTCGCGCCTGGTCCGGGTGCGGGAACCCAACCCGGTGTACGACGCCTGCGCGCGGCCGGTGGAACTCGACGGCGGCGCCGTCCGTTTGATGGTCACCGGCCCCTTCACGGACGCCGACCTGGGCGTCGCCTGCTACCACTCCAAGACGGGAGCGGTGGAACTGTTCCTGAACCACCTCGTCGACGGCCCCGACGAGTACGTCGTGGTCGACATGACGGCGGGTTCGGACTCCTTCGCCTCCGGCCTGTTCACCCGCTTCGACATGACGTTCCTCGTCGCCGAACCGACCCGGAAGGGAGTCTCCGTCTACCGCCAGTACAAGGAGTACGCCAGGGACTTCGGCGTCATCCTGAAGGTCGTCGGCAACAAGGTCCAGGGCCAGGACGACATCGACTTCCTGCGCGCGGAGACGGGCGACGACCTGCTGGTCGCGGTCGGGCACTCCGACTGGGTGCGCGCCATGGAGAAGGGCCGTCCTCCCCGGTTCGACCTCCTGGAGGAGGCCAACGTCCGCGCCCTGCACACGCTGCGGACCGCGGCCGACGCGACGTACGAGCTGCGCGACGCGGAGCGCTACACGCGCCAGATGGTGCACTTCCACCTGAAGAACGCCGAGGCGTGGGGCAACGAGCGCACCGGGGCCGACCTGGCGGCGCAGGTCGATCCCGGCTTCGTGCTCGGCGAGGGCGCGGTGGCCCCCGCCTGA
- the acs gene encoding acetate--CoA ligase, translated as MSNESLANLLREERRFAPPADLAAHANVTAEAYERAKADRLGFWAEQARRLTWAKEPSETLDWSNPPFAKWFKDGELNVAYNCVDRHVEAGHGDRVAIHFEGEPGDSRSITYAQLKDEVSKAANALLELGVGKGDRVAIYMPMIPETAIAMLATARIGAAHSVVFGGFSADALATRIQDADAKVVITADGGYRRGKPSALKPAVDEAVEKAAGVEHVLVVRRTGQDVAWNGERDLWWHELVERQSAEHTPEAFEAEHPLFILYTSGTTGKPKGILHTSGGYLTQTAYTHWAVFDLKPETDVYWCTADVGWVTGHSYIVYGPLANGATQVMYEGTPDTPHQGRFWEIVEKYRVTVLYTAPTAIRTFMKWGDDIPARFDLSSLRVLGSVGEPINPEAWVWYRKHIGADRTPVVDTWWQTETGAMMISPLPGVTEAKPGSAQRPLPGISATVVDDEANEVPNGGGGYLVLTEPWPSMLRTIWGDDQRFIDTYWSRFEGRYFAGDGAKKDDDGDIWLLGRVDDVMLVSGHNISTTEVESALVSHPSVAEAAVVGAADETTGQAIVAFVILRGTASEDDKLIAGLRDHVGATLGPIAKPKRILPVAELPKTRSGKIMRRLLRDVAENRQLGDVTTLTDSAVMDLIQAKLPATPSED; from the coding sequence GTGAGCAACGAAAGCCTGGCCAACCTCTTGAGGGAGGAGCGACGCTTCGCGCCGCCCGCTGACCTGGCCGCGCACGCCAACGTCACGGCAGAGGCGTACGAGCGGGCCAAGGCTGACCGGCTCGGTTTCTGGGCCGAGCAGGCGCGGCGGCTGACCTGGGCGAAGGAGCCGTCGGAGACGCTGGACTGGTCGAACCCGCCGTTCGCGAAGTGGTTCAAGGACGGCGAGCTGAACGTCGCGTACAACTGCGTGGACCGGCATGTGGAGGCCGGGCACGGAGACCGGGTCGCCATCCACTTCGAGGGCGAACCCGGCGACAGCCGGTCGATCACCTACGCGCAGCTGAAGGACGAGGTCTCCAAGGCGGCCAACGCCCTGCTGGAGCTGGGCGTTGGCAAGGGCGACCGGGTCGCCATCTACATGCCGATGATCCCGGAGACGGCGATAGCGATGCTGGCCACCGCCCGGATCGGTGCCGCGCACTCGGTGGTCTTCGGCGGCTTCTCCGCGGACGCACTGGCGACCCGCATCCAGGACGCGGACGCCAAGGTCGTCATCACCGCGGACGGCGGCTACCGGCGCGGCAAGCCGTCCGCGCTCAAGCCCGCCGTCGACGAGGCGGTCGAGAAGGCCGCGGGCGTCGAGCACGTGCTGGTGGTGCGCCGCACCGGGCAGGACGTGGCCTGGAACGGCGAGCGGGACCTGTGGTGGCACGAACTGGTGGAGCGGCAGTCCGCCGAGCACACCCCGGAGGCGTTCGAGGCGGAGCACCCGCTGTTCATCCTCTACACCTCCGGCACGACGGGGAAGCCGAAGGGCATCCTGCACACCTCCGGCGGCTACCTGACGCAGACGGCGTACACCCACTGGGCGGTGTTCGACCTCAAGCCGGAGACGGACGTGTACTGGTGCACGGCCGACGTCGGCTGGGTCACCGGGCACTCCTACATCGTGTACGGGCCACTGGCCAACGGCGCGACGCAGGTCATGTACGAGGGCACCCCGGACACCCCGCACCAGGGCCGATTCTGGGAGATCGTGGAGAAGTACCGCGTCACGGTCCTCTACACCGCGCCGACCGCGATCCGCACCTTCATGAAGTGGGGCGACGACATCCCCGCGCGGTTCGACCTGTCCTCCCTGCGGGTCCTGGGCTCGGTGGGCGAGCCGATCAACCCCGAGGCGTGGGTCTGGTACCGCAAGCACATCGGTGCCGACCGGACACCGGTCGTGGACACCTGGTGGCAGACCGAGACCGGCGCGATGATGATCTCGCCGCTGCCCGGCGTCACCGAGGCCAAGCCCGGCTCGGCGCAGCGCCCGCTGCCCGGCATCAGCGCGACCGTCGTCGACGACGAGGCGAACGAGGTGCCCAACGGCGGCGGTGGCTACCTGGTGCTCACCGAGCCGTGGCCGTCGATGCTGCGCACCATCTGGGGCGACGACCAGCGGTTCATCGACACCTACTGGTCGCGCTTCGAGGGCAGGTACTTCGCCGGTGACGGGGCGAAGAAGGACGACGACGGGGACATCTGGCTGCTGGGCCGGGTGGACGACGTCATGTTGGTGTCCGGGCACAACATCTCCACCACCGAGGTGGAGTCGGCGCTCGTCTCCCACCCGTCGGTCGCCGAGGCGGCCGTCGTCGGCGCCGCCGACGAGACCACCGGCCAGGCCATCGTCGCGTTCGTCATCCTGCGCGGGACGGCGTCGGAGGACGACAAGCTGATAGCCGGGCTGCGCGACCACGTCGGTGCCACACTCGGCCCGATCGCCAAGCCGAAGCGGATCCTGCCGGTGGCGGAGCTGCCGAAGACCCGTTCCGGCAAGATCATGCGCCGGCTGCTGCGGGACGTGGCCGAGAACAGGCAACTCGGTGACGTCACCACACTGACCGACTCCGCGGTCATGGACCTGATCCAGGCCAAGCTCCCGGCGACGCCGAGCGAGGACTGA
- the nhaA gene encoding Na+/H+ antiporter NhaA yields MTAPRTQPPARKVFGRLSLPERTFITDALRTETVGGVLLLAAAVAALVWANVPALRHSHEATGHFHFGPAALGLHLSVAHWAADGLLAVFFFVAGIELKRELVAGDLRDPRSAVLPVVAALCGMAVPALVYTLTALAGHGSARGWAVPTATDIAFALAVLAVIGTSLPSALRAFLLTLAVVDDLFAILIIAVFFTDRIHFAALGGAAAGLVVFWLLLRKGVGGWYVYVPLAAVVWALMYNSGVHATIAGVAMGLMLRCTTRGGEEHAPGERIEHLVRPLSAGLAVPLFALFNAGVPVSGGILGDVFTRPETLGVVLGLVVGKTLGIFGGTWLTARFTRASLSEDLAWSDVFAVASLAGIGFTVSLLIGELAFDGDTVPAGEVKAAVLTGSLIAAGCATVLLKIRNTRYRRLCEEEERDEDLDGVPDVYEEDDPAYHLRMAEIHEHKAAEHRRIAAERAAAARHGLAEVPGRAGEEHGRPA; encoded by the coding sequence GTGACCGCGCCCCGCACCCAGCCCCCCGCCCGCAAGGTCTTCGGACGGCTGTCCCTGCCGGAGCGGACGTTCATCACGGACGCGCTGCGCACCGAGACCGTCGGCGGCGTCCTGCTCCTCGCCGCCGCCGTCGCGGCCCTGGTCTGGGCGAACGTCCCGGCACTGCGGCACAGCCACGAAGCGACCGGCCACTTCCACTTCGGCCCCGCAGCCCTCGGCCTGCACCTGTCCGTCGCCCACTGGGCCGCCGACGGCCTGCTGGCCGTGTTCTTCTTCGTGGCCGGCATCGAGCTCAAGCGCGAGCTGGTCGCCGGGGACCTGCGGGACCCCAGGTCGGCGGTGCTGCCGGTGGTGGCCGCGCTGTGCGGGATGGCCGTGCCCGCGCTCGTCTACACCCTCACCGCCCTCGCCGGGCACGGCTCCGCGCGGGGCTGGGCCGTGCCCACCGCCACCGACATCGCCTTCGCGCTCGCCGTCCTCGCGGTCATCGGCACCTCGCTGCCCAGCGCCCTGCGCGCCTTCCTGCTGACCCTCGCGGTCGTCGACGACCTGTTCGCGATCCTGATCATCGCGGTCTTCTTCACCGACCGGATCCACTTCGCCGCGCTCGGCGGGGCCGCCGCCGGACTGGTGGTCTTCTGGCTGCTGCTGCGCAAGGGCGTCGGCGGCTGGTACGTGTACGTGCCGCTGGCCGCCGTCGTCTGGGCGCTGATGTACAACAGCGGTGTGCACGCCACCATCGCGGGCGTCGCGATGGGCCTGATGCTGCGCTGCACCACCCGCGGGGGCGAGGAGCACGCGCCGGGCGAGCGGATCGAGCACCTGGTGCGGCCGTTGTCGGCCGGGCTGGCCGTACCGCTGTTCGCCCTGTTCAACGCGGGGGTTCCGGTGTCCGGCGGGATACTCGGGGACGTGTTCACCCGGCCGGAGACGCTCGGGGTGGTGCTCGGTCTGGTCGTCGGCAAGACGCTCGGCATCTTCGGTGGCACCTGGCTGACCGCCCGCTTCACCCGCGCCTCGCTCAGTGAGGACCTGGCCTGGTCCGACGTGTTCGCGGTGGCGTCCCTCGCCGGGATCGGCTTCACCGTCTCCCTGCTCATCGGCGAGCTGGCCTTCGACGGCGACACGGTGCCGGCCGGCGAGGTGAAGGCGGCCGTCCTCACCGGATCGCTGATCGCGGCCGGCTGTGCGACCGTGCTGTTGAAGATCCGCAACACCAGGTACCGCAGGCTGTGCGAGGAGGAGGAGCGGGACGAGGACCTCGACGGCGTACCGGACGTCTACGAGGAGGACGATCCGGCGTACCACCTGCGCATGGCGGAAATCCACGAGCACAAGGCGGCCGAGCACCGCCGGATCGCCGCCGAGCGGGCGGCGGCGGCGCGCCACGGGCTTGCGGAAGTACCGGGCAGGGCAGGCGAGGAGCACGGTCGTCCGGCATGA
- a CDS encoding phage holin family protein, translating into MSAPDGSPVGAERSIGQLFASATTELSALVHDEIALAKAQLKQDVKRGAASGGAFSVAGAVLVFSLPMLNFALAYGIRTWSGWNLAVCFLLSFAANVLLAGLLALIGVTFAKKAKQGKGPQKVAASVKESAGVLQNAKPHPRHELPQDRAPEAIEAVARSSS; encoded by the coding sequence ATGAGCGCACCCGACGGCAGCCCGGTCGGCGCCGAACGCAGCATCGGCCAGCTGTTCGCCTCGGCGACGACCGAATTGTCGGCACTGGTGCACGACGAGATCGCGCTGGCCAAGGCGCAGCTCAAGCAGGACGTGAAACGCGGCGCGGCCAGCGGCGGCGCGTTCTCGGTGGCCGGCGCGGTACTGGTGTTCTCCCTGCCGATGCTCAACTTCGCCCTGGCGTACGGCATCCGGACCTGGAGCGGCTGGAACCTGGCCGTCTGCTTCCTGCTGTCCTTCGCGGCGAACGTACTGCTCGCCGGCCTCCTGGCGCTGATCGGCGTGACGTTCGCGAAGAAGGCCAAGCAGGGCAAGGGCCCGCAGAAGGTCGCCGCGTCGGTGAAGGAGTCGGCGGGCGTCCTGCAGAACGCCAAGCCGCACCCGCGGCACGAGCTGCCGCAGGACCGGGCGCCCGAGGCCATCGAGGCTGTGGCACGCTCGTCGTCATGA
- a CDS encoding alpha/beta fold hydrolase, which produces MTEPAAASAVRIDLPSGDTVTHRDVAANGARFHIAELGDGPLVLLLHGFPQFWWTWRHQLTALAGAGYRAVAMDLRGVGGSDRTPRGYDPANLALDVTGVIRSLGEPDAALVGHDLGGYLAWTAAAMRPKLVRRLAVVSMPHPRRWRAAMLRDARQTAASSHVWGFQRPWIPERRLTADDGALVGRLLREWSGPRPPEDEAVETYRRAMCIPSTAHCSIEPYRWLVRSLARPDGLQFYRRMKRPVRAPTLHLHGSLDPVTRARSAAGSGEYVEAPYRWRLFDGLGHFPHEEDPAAFSAELINWLKDPEPDR; this is translated from the coding sequence ATGACGGAGCCCGCCGCGGCATCGGCCGTACGGATCGACCTCCCTTCCGGGGACACAGTGACGCACCGGGACGTCGCCGCCAACGGCGCCCGCTTCCACATTGCCGAGCTGGGCGACGGACCGCTGGTGCTGCTGCTGCACGGCTTCCCGCAGTTCTGGTGGACGTGGCGGCACCAGCTGACCGCACTCGCCGGGGCGGGCTACCGGGCGGTGGCGATGGACCTGCGGGGCGTCGGCGGCAGCGACCGCACCCCGCGCGGGTACGACCCGGCCAACCTGGCCCTGGACGTCACCGGGGTGATCCGCTCGCTCGGCGAGCCGGACGCCGCGCTGGTCGGCCATGACCTGGGCGGCTACTTGGCGTGGACGGCGGCCGCGATGCGGCCGAAGCTGGTGCGGCGGCTGGCCGTGGTGTCGATGCCGCACCCGCGGCGCTGGCGCGCGGCGATGCTGCGGGACGCCCGGCAGACGGCGGCCAGTTCCCACGTCTGGGGCTTCCAGCGGCCGTGGATCCCGGAGCGCCGACTCACGGCGGACGACGGTGCCCTGGTGGGCCGTCTGCTCCGGGAGTGGTCCGGGCCGCGGCCGCCGGAGGACGAGGCCGTGGAGACGTACCGGCGGGCGATGTGCATCCCGTCCACCGCGCACTGCTCGATCGAGCCCTATCGCTGGCTGGTGCGCTCGCTGGCCCGCCCGGACGGCCTCCAGTTCTACCGCCGGATGAAGCGGCCGGTGCGGGCGCCGACGCTGCACCTGCACGGCTCGCTGGACCCGGTGACGCGGGCGCGCAGCGCGGCCGGTTCGGGGGAGTACGTCGAAGCCCCGTACCGTTGGCGCCTGTTCGACGGTCTGGGACATTTCCCGCACGAGGAGGATCCCGCCGCGTTCTCCGCCGAGCTGATCAACTGGCTGAAGGACCCCGAGCCGGACAGGTGA